The DNA sequence GACCCAGACCTCAGGATCCTTGGTGGTTTGTCCTGTGGGTAAGCATTTCCCCCAGTTCAGCCCCTGCAACTCAGCGTCTCTCTGAGGATGTGCATGATGCTGTGTCTTTAACGCAAGGGCCCCATCACACAGGAGGGTGAGCATCCCTCCTGAGTCACACGGTCCACGTCGAGCATGGAGACTGTTCCTGCTGTCCTCCAGCTCCTGCTCCGGTAGTGTTGGTTGAGGGCACACCGcaccccaggccctgtgctggggccCCTGCAGCTGCACGGTCAGGTGAGTCCTCAAAACACACCCTAATGAGCAAACCCTGCAGCTGGGCTACCGGGACTCCTTCACCTTTGTTGACCGAATTCCAAGGACACTCAGCACTTCTCGAGAGCCATGTCAACGCCCCAGGTCTTCTCCACAAAGAAGAATGGCCTAAGAATCTGGCTTGAAACTAACTGTAAAGTGAAACCCAATAACATTTAACGTCAGGATGCCATTTCATGAGTCagttcctggggctgctgtaacaaaacatgTAAATCTCATGCCCTGACACCACACACATCTATCTTCTATGCTGGAGGCCAGAATCGAATCAGGGTCACCAGGTGTGAGTCCAGGTGTGAGCAGGGCTGCATCCTTCAGGGGATCCAGGGAGGGATGTGTCTCCTGCTTTCCCAGCTTCGAGGGTACCACACATCCCCTGGCTTGTGGTTCCTGCCTCAGCTACTCCAATTCCTCCTTCCGGTGTCACATCCCCTACTGCTCCCTGTCTCtggtccctcctgcccccttgtAATTATCGCAGCCCATCTGGGTGATGAGGGCAATCCCCCTGTCTCAGATCTTAACTGCATCTCATCTGCACACTCCCTCTTGCTGGGTAAGGGAACACAGCCACAGGCTCTGGAGAAGCACATCTTAGGAATGGTGGGGGCATCCGTCAGTAATACCGATAATGAGCAAAATAATGAATGGAACCCCAAAACTGCCATAGCCGGTTTTGCCAAGCTCTCGTTGTCAGTGTTCATGAGACAAAGTGTCTCATGAACTCCTCTGGAGTCCGTGTTTCCCTCTGGCTGCGTGAAAGGGGTGTGTGCCTAGGGCTgcacctgccctccttccctgaaAGGGGTCTCTTCCTTCTAATGACAGCCTTCTCCTCCTAGTCATGACCTCACTTCTCTCTGTAGACACCTGACAGAGGTGGGTTCCTGATCACCaactgcacacacatgcacattgtAATCGATTCCTGCTCCCTGCCTTCATGGTGCTGTGGCCTGGgacagatttgcattttttgcatttcaaaaatgtGATTAGTGATAGATGTGGGTCATATCTAAATGTGGAGAAaggataatttattttgagactcaGAAGAGTGAATGCATAGGAAACCCTTCCCACAGCATTTAGCAAGTGGCAGGTACTCATATGTGGCAGCCATCCTTAGATTAGTATGGTAAAACATCTTCTGACTGCAACTCAAATATCTGACCACAGTTTAAGAATTTACACCAATGGAAGGCCCCCTCCTGGAGCTTCAGACATGGTTTCTCAACCCCTGCATGGGAGTCAGACACACCTAAAGTTGCATGTGACCCCTTCACTCACATGTTGTGTGACCCCCACCAACATTTGTCATCAGCGTAAAGGAGGTACCCACACCCTTGACCTTTCTTTGTGCCATCTTGAGAGAGCACTGTGCCGTCCAACACATCCTCCAAATAGCTGCAAGCAAACATAGTAGTAACAAATTGATGTTTTACTGAAAGCATATGGGGGAAAAGGTAAAAGGGTCTCCTTAAGATGTCAGATAGCCACACCCTTTAAGCATTGTATATGTCGTTACTCAAGCACTGaaccctctctcctttttctgtctctttctttctccactttgCCTTCTGACATCTTTCACTCGACTCAGCTCAACAGAAAATCTCCTTCAAGTCTATCCCCTCAAAACACAGAAGGAACTATACACATTCAGTCATCTTCTTGGacagaaataatgtattttcttttgtgcaCTTGGCgtaattaaaatatatgcttatACAACACTGGGCACACACCCTGATAGGAAAAGTCCGATGATGGTGGCATTTATTATTATGCTTATTGTTGTTTATCCTTATAGAGGAAGACGGGAAAATCCTCCTTTGCTTGTCCATTCAAGAACCATTGGCATCAGTGCCCAGATACATCCATGTGATGCCCCCCACTGGCCCATAGGTAGATAACACATTCTTAGACAGAAGTAATGGGATAGAGTTGATCACATGAGGTCTTAAACAAGAGATCATGATCCCTAGAGCCTATGCAAGAGGGGAGCACACAAATTGGGGAAAAACAAATACCTAGCAGGTACCTAACACCTATGGGTGCATCCAACAATATCTTTTCagtatttacatatattgaaTCCCTACAATAGTCTTATGGAGACAATGTTATTATTTTCAGCCCTTCTGTCATATTTCCTCACCACCATGTCTCCTCCAGTGTCAGGAGCTTAAGGGACTGAATTTTCTCTGGAAGCTTTTCTTTATGGCATTCTTGAGCTCCTTATTTCTGAGGCTGAAAATGATCGGGCTGAGAAAGGGGGTGAAGACTATATAGGTGGTGGCCATCAGGGTGTTACTATCCATAGAATGGGGGCCCTTGGGCTTGAGGTAGATAATGGAGGCAAAGCCGTAGTGCACAATGACGACCGTGAGGTGGGACACACACGTGGAGAAGGTCTTGTGCCTGCCCTCAGCAGAGGGGATCCGCAATATGGCGGCCACGATGAAGACATAGGAGAGGACGATGAGGAATAAGCAGCCCATCAGCGCTGAGACACACACCAAGATCACAGCCAAGGTGACGGAGGATGTCTCCTTCCCACAGGCCAACTTTAGAAGGGAAAGCACATGGCAGGCAAAATGGTGGATCACATTAGACCCACAGAAGGTGAGGTGAAAAACTATCAGGGTCACCATCATCCCCATGATcgagccaccagcccaggacCAGGACACGAGGCGGGCACAGCCACGGGGGCTCATGAGCACATTATAGCGCAGGGGGTGGCAGATGGCCACGTAGCGGTCGTAGCCCATGATCATGAGCAGGAAGGAGTGGGTGAAGCCAAatgtgaaggagaaaaacatctGGCTGGCACAGGCCGTCCAGGTGATGGTGCGGCCGGTGGAGAGCATGTCAACCAGCATGCGAGGGGTGATGGCAACGGTGAACAGAATCTCGGAGGTGGACAGGGCGCACAGGAAGAGGTACATGGGCGTGTGCAGGCTGCGCTCGCTCCAGACTGTGGCCATGATGAGCAGGTTCCCCAGCAGCGTGAACAGGTACATGAGCAGGTACAGAAGGAAGAAAGCGGGCAGGAGATGCCGTGGGAAGTTAGAGAATCCCACGAGGATGAACTCAGTCACCATGCTATAGTTCTGACCAGGCACGAGTACTGCATCTGGTGAGATCATAAAGGGAATGAGAGTGCGTAATTTATCCCATGAATGGCAAGGATGATTCAGAATAAACCTATCATATAGTTAGTCGCATGaataagttaaaaaggaaatgtcaTGTAATTATATCAATCTAGAAAGCTATCCTGGATTGCTAAAGTTCAATTCctatatggtttttaaaattgatttataactgacatacattatattattttaatacacAGCATAATGATGATATGTTTATAtatcttgaagatttttttacagttttgtcAACATCAAATCAACTGAGACTTTCTTAGTTAACTAAGAATACATGCTACAAACTAGGAAATAGTACAAGAAGTGGGAGACAGATAgatgcattattttataaaatttttttaacgtttattcattttttgaaagatagagacagagtgcgagcagggaaggggcagagagagagagagagatggagacacagaatctgaagcaggctccaggctctgagctgtcagcacagagccagatacagggctggaactcacggaactgtgagatcatgagctaagctgaagtgggacgtttaactgactgagccacccgggcacccctaaataGACTATTTTAGAATCAGAAACAAGCCAAGGTTACTCACTGTCTCGGCTGTTCATTAGCAGGGGACTGAAAGCCAGGAGAGGTGCTTGAGGATtgttaaagaaagaaggaataccAGTATTGGAAGCAAAGAGACGTGGTCATCTACCTAGAAAGGTGCAAGAATGAAGGCAGAAAATCTTTGAGCAAAGACAGAACACATGCTGTGGAAGACAGATCAACTTCCCAAACTCATAGCATTTCCCATAGAATTGCACTCATAGTAATCATGTGAAAGACAGAATTCAAGGAAAAAGCAAGGTAACATTCCCAATAGTGACACAAACTATAAGGAGACAGTTGTCAAACATGTTGGttgcagtatttctttttttaagtttcatttatttttgaaagagagagtgtgcccaggggggaaggggcagagagagagagggagacagaggatccacggtgggctctgtgctgacagcatggagccagatgtaaggcttgaactcaggaaccaaaccatgagatcgcgacctgagccaaagtcagacccttagccaactgagccacccaggtgcccccatttggTTGCAGTATTTCTTTATGTTAAAAACTATTGAGTCCCCTTGAAAGCTTTTGTTTGAGTGAGTTAGAACTCTCCATTCTTACTATATTAGTAATTTAAACTGAGATTCTTTGAAAATACTGAATTCTTAACCCATTTAAAAGTGCAATAATCaacccgggcacctgggtggctcagtcggttgagcgtcggacttcggctcaggtcatgatctcacggttcgtgggttcgagccccgtgtcgggctctgtgctgagcctggagctgacttaggactctctctcctggggcgcccgggtggctcagctggttaaacgtccgacttcggctcaggtcatgatctcacggctcgtgagttcaagccccatgttactctgtgctggcagctcagagcctggagcctgtttcagattctgtgtctccctctctctctgcccctccctcactcacactctgtctctctcaaaaataaacatcaaaaaaaatttttttactatctAGAAATTAACCAAACACATGCAATACTTCCAAGGACAGAAACTGTAACACCACGGATAGATATGTAGAAGATGGTCTGGCTACATGGAAAGCTGTAAATCCATGTGTACTCTTAGATGGGATGAGCTAATATAGCAGTTATGTCGGTTCCTCCCCAAATCATGGTCAGTGCAGCTGCATTTACAATTAGAGAAGTTAAATTTAAGAACTATCATAAGCctacttctgaaaaataaagtcagtgAAAAACTGTACAGGTCTTCTAAAAACGAAGCacacaagagagacagagagatgtcCCTCATGGCGTTGAGACTCACTACCAAATC is a window from the Leopardus geoffroyi isolate Oge1 chromosome A2, O.geoffroyi_Oge1_pat1.0, whole genome shotgun sequence genome containing:
- the LOC123607577 gene encoding olfactory receptor 10H3-like, which codes for MVTEFILVGFSNFPRHLLPAFFLLYLLMYLFTLLGNLLIMATVWSERSLHTPMYLFLCALSTSEILFTVAITPRMLVDMLSTGRTITWTACASQMFFSFTFGFTHSFLLMIMGYDRYVAICHPLRYNVLMSPRGCARLVSWSWAGGSIMGMMVTLIVFHLTFCGSNVIHHFACHVLSLLKLACGKETSSVTLAVILVCVSALMGCLFLIVLSYVFIVAAILRIPSAEGRHKTFSTCVSHLTVVIVHYGFASIIYLKPKGPHSMDSNTLMATTYIVFTPFLSPIIFSLRNKELKNAIKKSFQRKFSPLSS